In a genomic window of Xylophilus rhododendri:
- a CDS encoding MGH1-like glycoside hydrolase domain-containing protein yields the protein MTLPAPPTPAEPAIPSDEQPWLLWGPYLSERQWGTVREDCSASGDAWAAVDHDMSRSFAYRWGEEGIAGISDERQRLCLALSLWNGRDPILKENFFGLSNAQGNHGEDVKEVWHYLDNTPDHRWMAMRYRYPQAAFPYEQLIRENAARDRDQPEYELADTGVFAQNRFFDIDVEIAKPGATEVLLRYTVHNRGPTDETLHLLPTLWFRADPDRPAGEPPCIAGGAGQAIASHCTLGRYALEVEGVDASAWLFTDNSSNLERLQSLGAQGNPQMLPADAEGGFWKDGIHERVVHGRTDAVRSRPYGTRAAAWRQIRVPAGASVAVRARLVALPDSGQLAPAAFGAAFDAILQQRREAADAFYAARQDSTRDAHCLALQRQAWAGLLWNKQYYSYEIRRWLDGDPGAPPPPAERQHGRNAAWDHLRAHDILLMPDKWEYPWFASWDLAFHSIAIAPVDPALAKRQITMLLHDRYMHPNGQLPAYEWNFSDVNPPVHAMAAWKVYQRDAAIIGTPDRDFLRHVLHRLMLNFTWWVNREDARGNNIFEGGFLGLDNVNIFDRSQPLPGGGELEQADGTSWMAMYALNLMRIAMELAQDDTVYEDLAIKFSEHFFHIAGAMANMANTDGLGLWDEEDGFYYDMLRLPDGSARRLKLRTIAGLVPFFAVEVLDDARMEKLQHLRAHLDALLHRRPDLDALVSHWREPSRAPGAAPDDSAAPAAEGHTHLFSLLRGHRMKRVLNRLLDENEFLSPHGLRSVSKAYEADAFDFSIGDSRYALHYTPAESDSGMFGGNSNWRGPVWLPLNFLIVESLRRFHAYYGDEFRVECPTGSGRQHTLCEVADFLQDRLLSLYRPGPDGSLPGNGRPGECADATDGASPAPLLFHEYFHGDTGLGLGAAHQTGWTALLALL from the coding sequence AGGAAGGCATCGCCGGCATCAGCGATGAACGGCAGCGCCTGTGCCTGGCGCTGTCGCTGTGGAATGGCCGCGATCCGATCCTGAAGGAGAACTTCTTCGGCCTCTCGAACGCCCAGGGCAACCACGGCGAAGATGTGAAGGAGGTGTGGCACTACCTGGACAACACCCCCGACCATCGCTGGATGGCCATGCGCTACCGCTATCCGCAGGCCGCCTTCCCCTACGAGCAGCTGATCCGCGAAAACGCCGCCCGCGACCGCGACCAGCCGGAATACGAGCTGGCCGACACCGGCGTCTTCGCGCAGAACCGCTTCTTCGACATCGATGTCGAGATCGCCAAGCCCGGCGCCACCGAAGTCCTGCTGCGCTACACCGTTCATAACCGCGGGCCCACCGACGAGACCCTGCACCTGCTGCCCACCCTGTGGTTCCGAGCCGACCCGGACCGGCCTGCGGGTGAACCGCCCTGCATCGCAGGCGGCGCCGGCCAGGCCATCGCCAGCCATTGCACCCTGGGCCGTTATGCGCTGGAGGTCGAGGGCGTGGACGCCTCGGCCTGGCTCTTCACCGACAACAGCAGCAACCTCGAGCGCCTGCAGTCCCTGGGCGCGCAAGGCAATCCGCAGATGCTGCCGGCCGATGCCGAGGGCGGCTTCTGGAAGGACGGCATCCACGAGCGGGTGGTACATGGCCGCACCGACGCCGTGCGCAGCCGCCCCTACGGCACCCGGGCCGCGGCCTGGCGTCAGATCCGGGTGCCGGCCGGCGCCAGCGTGGCGGTGCGCGCGCGGCTGGTAGCGCTGCCGGACTCGGGCCAGCTGGCACCAGCGGCCTTCGGCGCCGCCTTCGATGCCATCCTGCAGCAGCGCCGCGAAGCCGCCGACGCCTTCTACGCCGCCCGCCAGGACAGCACCCGCGACGCACACTGCCTGGCCCTGCAGCGCCAGGCCTGGGCCGGCCTGCTGTGGAACAAGCAGTACTACAGCTACGAGATCCGCCGCTGGCTCGATGGCGACCCCGGCGCGCCCCCGCCGCCGGCCGAGCGCCAGCATGGCCGCAATGCCGCATGGGACCACCTGCGCGCCCACGACATCCTGCTGATGCCCGACAAATGGGAGTACCCCTGGTTCGCCAGCTGGGACCTGGCCTTCCACAGCATCGCCATCGCCCCGGTGGACCCGGCCCTGGCCAAGCGCCAGATCACCATGCTGCTGCATGACCGCTACATGCATCCCAACGGCCAGCTGCCGGCCTACGAATGGAACTTCTCGGACGTGAACCCGCCGGTGCATGCCATGGCCGCCTGGAAGGTCTACCAGCGCGACGCCGCCATCATCGGCACGCCCGACCGCGATTTCCTGCGCCATGTGCTGCACCGGCTGATGCTCAACTTCACCTGGTGGGTCAACCGCGAGGACGCGCGCGGCAACAACATCTTCGAGGGCGGTTTCCTGGGCCTGGACAACGTCAACATCTTCGACCGCAGTCAGCCCCTGCCCGGCGGCGGCGAACTCGAGCAGGCCGACGGCACCAGCTGGATGGCCATGTACGCCCTCAACCTGATGCGCATCGCCATGGAGCTGGCGCAGGACGACACGGTCTACGAAGACCTGGCGATCAAGTTCTCCGAGCACTTCTTCCACATCGCCGGCGCCATGGCCAACATGGCCAACACCGACGGCCTGGGCCTGTGGGACGAGGAGGACGGCTTCTACTACGACATGCTGCGCCTGCCCGATGGCAGCGCAAGGCGCCTGAAGCTGCGCACCATCGCCGGCCTGGTGCCCTTCTTCGCGGTGGAGGTGCTGGATGACGCACGCATGGAAAAACTCCAGCACCTGCGCGCCCACCTCGACGCCCTGCTGCACCGCCGCCCCGACCTCGACGCCCTGGTCAGCCACTGGCGCGAGCCCAGCCGCGCCCCCGGCGCCGCGCCCGACGACAGCGCCGCGCCCGCCGCCGAAGGCCACACCCACCTCTTCAGCCTGCTGCGCGGCCACCGCATGAAACGCGTGCTGAACCGCCTGCTCGACGAGAACGAGTTCCTATCGCCCCACGGCCTGCGTTCCGTCAGCAAGGCCTACGAGGCCGATGCCTTCGATTTCTCCATCGGCGACTCGCGCTATGCCCTGCACTACACCCCCGCCGAAAGCGACAGCGGCATGTTCGGCGGCAACAGCAACTGGCGCGGGCCGGTGTGGCTGCCGCTGAACTTCCTGATCGTGGAATCGCTGCGGCGCTTCCACGCCTACTACGGCGACGAATTCCGGGTCGAATGCCCGACCGGCTCCGGACGGCAGCACACCTTGTGCGAAGTGGCCGACTTCCTGCAGGACCGGCTGCTGTCCCTCTACCGCCCCGGTCCCGACGGCTCCCTGCCCGGCAACGGCAGGCCGGGGGAATGCGCCGACGCAACCGATGGCGCCAGCCCCGCGCCGCTGCTCTTCCACGAGTACTTCCACGGCGATACCGGCCTGGGCCTGGGCGCCGCGCACCAGACGGGGTGGACCGCGTTGCTGGCCTTGCTCTGA